The Nitrospirota bacterium genome includes a window with the following:
- a CDS encoding molecular chaperone TorD family protein has product MTSKQPVQTNSPAGAAVIAAPPAIKDSPAVERALNRSKLYLLVSWSLLYPEDDEFLDYVQCGEFVEDGRAAVDALSLVLDGIGGERAKQKLVLLRKQFDQLEKVVASECVNWQLSDLQSEHRRVFSNVITLDCPPYETLFGNDHVFAQSQVMGDIAGFYRAFGVELSKDIHERLDHLSVEFEFMHFLAYKESYSRCHDGADKTQIVLDAQKKFVKNHIGRWVPLFCRMLVKKADSGLYKHVADLMAEWMDFEAAFLGVVPQPYSETDYRPATFNAPEGQTYECGAQDQGNELSLLLNEVGAESFLDKKDQGKDKDDGGPVGTA; this is encoded by the coding sequence ATGACGAGTAAACAGCCGGTGCAAACGAATTCTCCAGCGGGAGCTGCGGTTATCGCAGCTCCGCCGGCCATTAAAGACTCACCTGCAGTCGAACGCGCCCTCAATCGCAGCAAACTCTATTTGCTTGTTTCGTGGAGTCTGCTCTATCCCGAGGACGACGAATTTCTTGATTACGTGCAATGCGGTGAATTTGTCGAGGATGGGCGGGCCGCGGTCGATGCCCTGAGCCTGGTGCTCGACGGGATCGGCGGCGAACGCGCGAAGCAAAAGCTGGTGTTGCTGCGCAAGCAGTTCGATCAACTTGAAAAGGTTGTGGCGTCTGAGTGTGTCAATTGGCAACTCAGCGATCTCCAGTCCGAGCATCGCCGCGTGTTCAGTAACGTTATTACCCTAGATTGCCCCCCCTACGAAACCCTGTTTGGAAACGACCACGTCTTTGCCCAATCTCAAGTCATGGGCGATATCGCCGGATTCTACCGGGCGTTCGGGGTCGAGTTGTCCAAGGACATCCATGAACGGCTCGACCATTTGAGCGTCGAGTTCGAGTTCATGCATTTCCTGGCCTACAAAGAGTCCTACTCGCGCTGCCACGACGGAGCGGACAAGACGCAGATCGTCCTGGATGCGCAGAAGAAGTTCGTCAAAAACCACATCGGGCGATGGGTGCCGCTGTTCTGCCGGATGCTGGTCAAGAAAGCCGATTCAGGTCTGTACAAGCACGTGGCGGACTTGATGGCGGAATGGATGGACTTCGAAGCCGCGTTCCTGGGCGTCGTGCCGCAGCCCTATTCGGAAACCGATTATCGCCCGGCGACGTTTAATGCGCCGGAAGGCCAGACCTATGAGTGCGGCGCGCAAGATCAAGGCAACGAGCTCAGCTTGCTGTTGAACGAAGTCGGCGCCGAATCATTCTTGGATAAAAAAGATCAAGGGAAAGACAAGGACGATGGGGGGCCGGTCGGAACCGCCTAG
- a CDS encoding ethylbenzene dehydrogenase-related protein, translating to MRVVQTHSKRVVFGILLSALIVGVMLTIGQVPLAVSQPVTIPAKAIKGSIPMDGANPVWESVPGVIVPLSGQLITTPMHPNISVKSVFVKAMTNGKEVGLRLEWNDQTKNDTTIGPQDFRDQVAIMFPVNTAGAPPFQCMGQSGGTTNIWRWNAEWQKDLGKDSAGMWDVDDQYPGIFWDYYFEEPAGGVTYPDRIGRSLGPFNPGIWSGNIMSDPTLRVSSVEDLNANGFSTLTTQAHQDVIGNGVWEPSGSVKGGGYTGPTWRVVVKRTLETGDANDTQFKSGASVPVAFAVWDGNNVERNGMKALSTWFTLKLQ from the coding sequence ATGAGAGTTGTGCAGACACACAGTAAGCGTGTGGTGTTTGGCATTCTTCTCTCTGCGTTGATCGTTGGCGTGATGCTGACGATCGGGCAGGTGCCGTTGGCTGTCAGCCAGCCGGTCACGATTCCGGCGAAGGCCATCAAGGGATCGATTCCCATGGACGGCGCGAACCCAGTCTGGGAGAGCGTGCCAGGGGTGATCGTGCCGTTGAGCGGACAGCTGATCACCACACCGATGCATCCGAATATTTCGGTGAAGTCGGTGTTCGTGAAAGCCATGACCAACGGCAAAGAAGTCGGCCTGCGTTTAGAGTGGAACGATCAGACCAAGAACGATACGACCATCGGTCCTCAGGATTTCCGGGATCAGGTCGCGATCATGTTCCCAGTCAATACGGCTGGCGCGCCCCCCTTCCAGTGCATGGGCCAGTCCGGCGGCACCACCAACATCTGGCGGTGGAACGCAGAGTGGCAGAAGGATCTCGGCAAGGATAGCGCGGGTATGTGGGACGTGGACGATCAATACCCGGGCATTTTCTGGGACTACTATTTCGAAGAGCCTGCGGGCGGCGTGACCTATCCTGACCGGATCGGTCGCAGCCTTGGGCCTTTCAATCCCGGTATCTGGTCCGGCAACATCATGTCTGACCCGACGCTGCGCGTGAGCTCGGTCGAGGATCTGAACGCCAATGGCTTCAGCACCCTGACCACGCAAGCGCATCAGGATGTCATCGGAAACGGCGTGTGGGAGCCATCAGGCTCCGTCAAGGGCGGTGGTTACACCGGTCCAACCTGGCGCGTGGTGGTGAAGCGCACGTTGGAAACCGGTGATGCCAACGATACCCAGTTCAAGTCAGGTGCGTCTGTGCCAGTCGCCTTCGCGGTCTGGGACGGCAACAACGTTGAACGTAACGGCATGAAGGCGCTCTCCACCTGGTTTACCCTGAAGTTGCAGTAG
- a CDS encoding radical SAM protein, producing the protein MKVSLLFPPTWHPSQPYLSLPSLTGFLVQGGVNNVSQRDLGIELLDGVVTQAYGAELYQELVDKQRALEQSHTGDTGPGSAEHLARIVESLDRFPYLIDRIEPAKETLRGEGFYDLESYKESLFLIDKWLEVLSTLYFPTRLTVVDNQFGNCSIYSSKDLMKIIRDETQNPYIKLFRERFLKSIIGDQPDLIGVSITATSQIIPGLTLCRLIKEAAPDIHLTIGGSIFTRLVDNLRRCPSLFDLTDDIIVFEGETALLELVHQLDGKKDFSKVPNLIYRQNGKITVNQPFYSENINQLPAPNYDGFPLGLYLSPEPVLPVQFSRGCYYKDCAFCALTLDHQNFRQKEPGRTVEELEWLKQRYGASRFFFTDECFALSPTKRLCQQIIDKNLDIKWTCEMRFEKHLTRELLASMKDAGCLKIVFGLESFNQRVMDFMKKGIKQEWVRRIVDDCVDLGIAVHCYIIVGFPTEKEEEARETMNFIVENERLHSSYGFSCQPCLFDLEKEAPIMSDPGSYGIRRIMRPSAEDLSLGFFYEVSEGMTPDESEALYQHVYEKISEVVCELPFNYSMADGLLYIARAKAQEVGVPQPARS; encoded by the coding sequence ATGAAAGTCTCACTGCTTTTTCCTCCAACCTGGCATCCGTCACAGCCCTACCTGAGCCTCCCCTCCTTGACGGGGTTCTTGGTGCAAGGCGGCGTCAACAACGTCTCCCAACGCGATCTCGGCATTGAACTCTTAGACGGAGTGGTCACCCAAGCCTACGGGGCCGAACTCTATCAGGAACTGGTCGATAAACAGCGCGCCCTTGAGCAGAGCCACACCGGCGACACGGGACCGGGAAGCGCCGAACACTTGGCGCGTATCGTTGAGTCGCTGGACCGCTTCCCCTATCTCATCGACCGGATCGAGCCGGCCAAGGAGACCCTGCGCGGGGAGGGCTTCTACGATCTCGAGTCCTATAAGGAAAGCCTTTTCCTCATCGACAAATGGCTGGAGGTCCTCTCCACGCTTTATTTCCCGACTAGACTAACGGTCGTCGACAATCAATTCGGCAACTGCTCCATCTATTCGTCCAAAGACCTGATGAAGATCATCAGGGATGAAACCCAGAACCCCTACATCAAGCTGTTCCGCGAGCGTTTTCTGAAATCGATCATCGGGGATCAGCCGGACTTGATCGGCGTCTCGATTACGGCGACCTCGCAGATTATCCCTGGCCTGACACTCTGCCGTTTGATCAAGGAAGCCGCGCCCGACATCCATCTGACCATCGGCGGCAGTATCTTCACCAGGCTGGTCGATAACCTGCGCCGCTGCCCGAGTCTCTTCGATCTGACCGACGACATCATCGTCTTCGAGGGCGAAACGGCGCTGCTCGAACTGGTCCATCAGCTGGATGGGAAAAAAGATTTCAGCAAGGTCCCGAACCTGATCTATCGCCAGAACGGGAAGATCACGGTCAACCAGCCGTTCTACTCCGAGAATATCAACCAGTTGCCGGCGCCCAATTACGATGGCTTTCCGCTGGGTCTGTATCTGTCGCCGGAGCCGGTCTTGCCCGTGCAGTTTTCGCGCGGCTGTTACTACAAGGATTGCGCGTTTTGCGCCCTCACGCTGGATCACCAGAATTTCCGGCAGAAAGAACCGGGGCGCACCGTCGAGGAATTGGAATGGCTCAAGCAGCGCTACGGCGCCAGCCGGTTCTTCTTCACCGACGAATGTTTCGCCCTCTCGCCGACCAAGCGGTTGTGCCAGCAGATCATCGACAAGAATCTGGACATTAAATGGACCTGCGAGATGCGCTTCGAGAAGCACCTGACGCGGGAACTCCTGGCCTCGATGAAGGATGCCGGCTGCCTGAAGATCGTCTTCGGGTTGGAGTCCTTCAACCAGCGGGTGATGGATTTCATGAAGAAGGGAATCAAGCAGGAGTGGGTGCGGCGCATTGTCGACGATTGCGTCGATCTGGGGATCGCGGTCCACTGTTACATCATCGTGGGATTCCCGACCGAAAAAGAAGAAGAAGCGCGGGAGACGATGAATTTCATCGTCGAGAACGAGCGGCTGCATAGCTCTTATGGCTTCTCCTGCCAGCCCTGCCTCTTCGATTTGGAAAAAGAAGCGCCGATCATGAGCGACCCCGGCAGCTACGGTATCCGGCGCATCATGCGCCCGTCGGCGGAGGACTTGAGCCTGGGCTTCTTCTATGAAGTGTCCGAAGGCATGACGCCCGATGAATCGGAAGCCCTTTATCAGCATGTCTACGAAAAGATCAGCGAAGTCGTGTGCGAGTTGCCGTTCAACTACTCCATGGCGGACGGGTTGCTGTACATCGCGCGGGCCAAGGCGCAAGAAGTGGGCGTGCCGCAGCCGGCGAGATCGTGA
- a CDS encoding tetratricopeptide repeat protein, with the protein MNEPTSSVSDPGQTVVDPGDQPLNPDEEIAEIEKLLAVEPDDFQARCRLGELYFSKGRMDDALVEVKKSIEMAEGLRAEMNRSLAMYYSNLGTIYATKAMTDEAETEFKHALEVFPHDVLALFNLGRVYADKKKFMEAKDYYERLVEITPDDPMAWYNLAGVYVELDNPQVSDYNTIDMAIQCYIRTLELDPKHLEGSFKLMELAMNHKKTDLAIKVMEDAVEQNPEEPLAYYNLISVYDKAKMFEQAEQARNRLKERFSKRAKETSAS; encoded by the coding sequence ATGAACGAACCAACCTCTTCTGTTTCCGATCCAGGTCAGACCGTTGTCGATCCGGGCGATCAGCCGTTGAATCCGGACGAAGAAATTGCCGAGATTGAAAAGCTTCTGGCGGTTGAGCCGGACGATTTTCAGGCCCGCTGCCGGTTGGGCGAGCTCTATTTCAGCAAAGGCCGGATGGACGATGCGCTTGTCGAGGTCAAGAAATCGATTGAGATGGCGGAGGGCCTCCGCGCCGAAATGAACCGCTCGCTCGCGATGTACTATTCGAATCTGGGCACGATCTACGCGACGAAGGCCATGACGGACGAAGCGGAAACCGAGTTCAAACATGCGCTCGAAGTGTTCCCCCACGATGTCCTGGCGCTGTTCAATCTCGGGCGGGTCTATGCCGACAAAAAGAAGTTCATGGAAGCCAAAGATTATTACGAGCGCCTCGTGGAGATCACCCCGGACGATCCCATGGCCTGGTACAATCTCGCCGGGGTCTATGTCGAGCTCGACAACCCCCAGGTCTCGGATTACAACACCATCGACATGGCCATCCAGTGCTACATCCGCACGCTCGAACTGGACCCGAAGCATCTGGAGGGCAGTTTCAAGCTGATGGAACTGGCGATGAATCACAAGAAGACGGACCTCGCCATCAAGGTCATGGAAGATGCCGTCGAGCAGAATCCCGAGGAGCCGCTGGCCTACTACAATTTGATCAGCGTCTACGACAAGGCCAAGATGTTCGAACAGGCCGAACAGGCCCGGAATCGGTTGAAGGAACGGTTTTCAAAGCGGGCCAAAGAGACCAGCGCATCCTAA
- the tatA gene encoding twin-arginine translocase TatA/TatE family subunit, with protein sequence MFGSLGFTELILILFIVLIIFGAGKLPQLGEGIGKAIKGFKKSVHEADQIEADALAAQAAQQQTAAAPQQAIPESTVQAAAPVAQPVETVQSVSRG encoded by the coding sequence ATGTTTGGGAGTCTTGGTTTTACAGAGTTGATTTTGATCCTGTTCATCGTGCTGATCATTTTCGGCGCGGGCAAGCTGCCGCAGTTGGGCGAGGGGATCGGCAAGGCGATCAAGGGGTTTAAGAAGTCCGTGCATGAGGCGGACCAGATCGAAGCAGACGCTCTCGCCGCTCAAGCGGCCCAGCAGCAGACAGCCGCTGCTCCGCAGCAGGCGATTCCGGAGTCGACGGTGCAAGCAGCCGCGCCAGTGGCGCAGCCGGTCGAGACCGTTCAATCAGTTTCACGCGGCTAA
- a CDS encoding ethylbenzene dehydrogenase-related protein produces the protein MVRTTKSSSRPLLLLLFILVVAGVFVGFGVPLVSSEGMIIRARLVEGELPVGPEDAAWATVAPMTIPLSGQVITRPVWPEPTARALTVRTLHNGIEIAFLLEWQDNTKNDRLTPGTFRDGVAIGLPLGDAPAFFCMGQLDHYINIWHWKADWQSDIDRRAARASERAREGVRTFEVIPRRVSSVEDLIGGGFSTLTTKEKQGRVQGKAVWKEGVWHVVMRRPLVSEEQENEAKLIPGRVQTVSFAVWNGENKERNGQKSVAPWFQLVIDPVAKL, from the coding sequence ATGGTGCGTACGACGAAGAGTTCTTCCCGCCCGCTACTGTTGCTCCTATTCATCCTGGTCGTGGCCGGCGTGTTCGTCGGCTTCGGCGTGCCCCTCGTCAGTTCCGAGGGCATGATCATCCGCGCGCGCCTCGTCGAGGGAGAGCTGCCGGTTGGGCCGGAGGATGCAGCCTGGGCCACAGTGGCGCCGATGACTATTCCTTTGAGCGGCCAGGTCATTACCAGACCGGTCTGGCCTGAGCCGACGGCGCGGGCCTTGACGGTGCGGACGCTCCATAACGGCATCGAGATCGCGTTTCTGCTGGAATGGCAGGACAACACGAAGAACGATCGTTTGACGCCAGGGACCTTTCGCGACGGCGTCGCGATCGGGTTGCCGCTCGGCGATGCCCCCGCATTTTTCTGCATGGGCCAACTCGACCACTACATCAATATCTGGCATTGGAAAGCCGACTGGCAGAGCGATATCGATCGCCGAGCCGCCCGGGCCTCCGAGAGGGCTCGCGAAGGCGTGCGGACATTCGAAGTCATTCCGCGCCGGGTCTCCTCGGTCGAAGACCTCATTGGCGGGGGCTTCAGCACGCTGACAACCAAAGAAAAGCAGGGGCGGGTCCAGGGCAAGGCTGTGTGGAAAGAGGGAGTCTGGCATGTCGTCATGCGCAGACCCCTGGTGAGCGAAGAGCAGGAGAACGAAGCCAAGCTGATTCCAGGCCGGGTGCAAACCGTGTCCTTCGCCGTCTGGAACGGCGAGAACAAGGAACGAAACGGGCAAAAATCCGTGGCCCCGTGGTTTCAGCTGGTCATCGACCCTGTGGCGAAGCTTTAG
- a CDS encoding PDZ domain-containing protein: protein MCLGFSLGLLSGFSSAAESEPMTVEEAAKLGEDFGVIVGDVDEEIKRELKLERAQGVAVFEVIGNSRADYAGIKVRSVIKEIDKTEIRNMLDFGKAIKRGMKECNFTVGTYEPADPGDPVGWGVNFHFVGCRRD from the coding sequence TTGTGTCTTGGATTCAGCCTGGGCCTGTTGAGCGGGTTTTCGTCGGCGGCTGAGTCGGAGCCGATGACCGTGGAGGAGGCCGCGAAGCTGGGGGAAGATTTCGGCGTGATCGTCGGAGACGTGGACGAGGAAATTAAACGAGAATTGAAGTTGGAACGGGCGCAGGGCGTCGCCGTCTTCGAAGTGATCGGAAACTCGCGCGCCGACTATGCCGGCATCAAGGTCCGATCCGTCATCAAGGAAATCGACAAGACTGAGATCAGGAACATGCTCGACTTCGGAAAAGCGATCAAACGAGGGATGAAAGAATGCAACTTCACCGTCGGCACCTATGAGCCGGCCGATCCGGGCGATCCGGTCGGGTGGGGCGTGAATTTTCATTTCGTCGGATGCAGGCGGGATTAA
- a CDS encoding multiheme c-type cytochrome: MLRRSSSVQRMALGLVFLLIVGLIALFQGPAIAQKSEVKASSDWVEEIEKIFIRSEDCKQCHDRHYEEWKGVREQTPDLKTFGRVDAALLHGTSLESPVFRTVLGVWLQTNPTTDERRRCLSCHVPSTTVFPQHAEKIVAQVLAGKPQVEGIGCASCHLIKQVEQTKDSPPSFKIEPGKMIYGPYADPEENLVHPAMQSDLFRGANYCASCHFDKVKDVTQKDLAGEILQGTVCQDCHMEPSTGSSTSRRGSMTRAIGRHWFRGVVIPGTLLKNRNLQAEWMPRVDLEATKSASAVEGTALVKVGSLPHSFPDGDPVLKQFYLVLTAKDAQGKVLKEETKQFGLPYDKILRGPIPDPFIKGGHTRKVPFSLAIPAGTTAASIEAVLNYALIPTPEPALKEKYLATLATDKERESAKKIFDEYTQPRLLTYRAKTL; encoded by the coding sequence ATGTTACGACGCAGCAGCTCCGTACAACGAATGGCCTTGGGTTTGGTCTTCCTGCTTATTGTGGGCCTCATCGCCCTGTTTCAAGGGCCTGCCATCGCCCAGAAGTCAGAGGTTAAGGCGTCGTCCGATTGGGTGGAGGAAATCGAAAAGATCTTCATCAGATCGGAAGACTGCAAGCAATGCCACGATCGGCATTATGAAGAGTGGAAGGGCGTGCGCGAACAGACGCCGGATCTCAAGACCTTTGGCCGGGTCGATGCGGCTCTTCTGCACGGCACCTCGCTGGAGTCGCCGGTCTTCCGCACCGTGTTGGGCGTCTGGCTCCAGACTAATCCGACCACCGATGAGCGCCGACGCTGTCTCTCCTGTCATGTGCCCTCGACTACCGTCTTCCCGCAACATGCCGAAAAGATCGTGGCCCAGGTGTTGGCCGGCAAGCCGCAAGTGGAGGGCATCGGCTGCGCCTCCTGCCATCTGATCAAGCAGGTCGAGCAGACCAAGGATTCTCCGCCGTCGTTCAAGATCGAGCCTGGCAAGATGATCTATGGCCCCTATGCGGACCCGGAGGAAAACCTCGTCCATCCTGCGATGCAGTCCGATCTGTTCCGCGGCGCGAACTATTGTGCCTCCTGCCACTTCGATAAGGTGAAGGATGTGACGCAGAAGGATTTGGCAGGGGAGATTTTACAGGGGACGGTGTGCCAGGACTGCCATATGGAGCCGTCCACCGGCAGTTCCACCTCGCGGCGCGGCTCCATGACCCGCGCGATCGGCCGGCATTGGTTCCGCGGCGTGGTGATCCCCGGCACACTCCTCAAGAATCGCAACCTCCAAGCCGAATGGATGCCCCGTGTGGATCTTGAGGCCACCAAGTCTGCCTCTGCGGTGGAGGGAACGGCGCTGGTGAAAGTCGGCAGCCTCCCGCACAGTTTTCCGGACGGAGACCCGGTGCTCAAGCAATTCTATCTGGTTCTGACCGCCAAGGATGCGCAGGGCAAGGTGCTGAAGGAAGAGACCAAGCAGTTCGGTTTGCCCTACGACAAGATTCTCCGCGGTCCGATTCCCGACCCCTTCATCAAGGGCGGCCATACGAGAAAAGTGCCCTTCTCCCTGGCGATTCCGGCCGGCACGACGGCCGCCTCGATTGAAGCGGTCTTGAACTATGCGTTGATCCCGACGCCGGAGCCCGCGCTCAAGGAGAAGTATCTCGCCACCCTGGCGACCGACAAAGAGCGGGAGAGCGCGAAGAAGATTTTCGATGAGTATACGCAGCCACGGTTGCTGACGTACCGAGCCAAAACACTCTGA